The sequence TTTAAGAATTTCCCCCCAGTATAGTTTCCGGAATAAACCAGAGTGGCTACTTAATGGAAAATGTTGAAACTAAATGGATGGTAGGAATTTCTAGTTATCGAATATACATGAAATGAATTGTACCTGGTGCGCTTGGATCCATACAGGTATCTGACataatcaaaatcaaattttcttaTGATGATCCATTGCACATGCCTTCTGAGGTCATCATACATGAAATAACTTAACTAAGCAGATCATAAATATAGATTGTTTGCTGGTAAACTATCTGCTGTATATCAGTGTAATGCATGTTTAAATTCTTCTATTGTTGCTCCTTGCTACACCTTCGTTTGCATGTAGTAACGTGTCatgtttaaaattttcaaatgtaGATGGCTGCCCACATCCTACAGGAGACTGCATTTGGGAAAAATTATGCATCAGATAAGGTAAAGGACTATTGATACCTATTAGTTATGGTTTTAGTTCACAAGCTTCTGGTTTCATGAAGATTTGGAGAAAAGACTGAACATGGACTTAATAAATGTGCAGCTTAGTGGGGCAAGAAGATTACGTGATGCTATTATTCTTGGGTATCAACTGCAAAGGGCCACTGGCAGAGACGTCGCAATCCCAGAATGGTATGTAAATGCTGAAAGCCAACTTGGCCGGCGACCATCAGATCGGCCAGCAGATTTTGAAAGTGCTTTGGTTGAATCGTAAGTTTCATTTTACTTCAAGTGCTCGTAATCTTTTTTGTGACTATAAAAAGTCTCTTTGGTTTTATAAAAACGTTCTTGTTTTAAATGCCTCTTTATTTCCTTGTATTCTTTCTTCAGTGTAATAGATGACTTTGAGATTCTGCACGGAAATGTTCAAGGTTTTCCAGATACTGTGGCTTTCTTACATAGCTTAACTGAATTACATGCGAACCCCAAAAGGCGGGAGAGTAGGGCTGCAGCTTCTCTGTTCAACTGGGAGGTCTTGACCATTgccatttttttatttgttttatttttgtgatATTACACTACAGATGTCCTTTTTGTTATTGGTTCTTTCAATTTTTGATGTTGAATCATTATGACAGGAAGAAATATATGTGACAAGAGCTCCTGGAAGGTTAGATGTCATGGGTGGTATTGCTGACTATTCTGGAAGCCTTGTTCTTCAGGTTGTATCTCTATCTCTCCTGTACAAGCATAACATTAGTGATATGTAAAGTTAAGCATCAGCACAAAACATGTCCCGGAACTAAAAGGTCAATACTTTAATTGACAATTACTTGAaagaataaaagtctcataggtgCTTCTTGTTGAGATAGTAATGTTACCGTACAACATATATTTTCATTATTTGTATATTCCAGTGCTACTGATAGAGTTTTGCTTAAAAAATCTTCCAAATAGTTGAGTATTCTTTCTATAATAATGTAAAAGAGTTAATTGTCCTAAAAGTTAAAGCTATTAATTAGGTAGAGCCTTATAAATAGTTACTTCAGAATGTTATTGACCCAACAGGTTATTCCAGAAAATATAGACAAATATTCACTCAAAGGAGCCTGCTGTGTTGCTGTGCAAATTCAATTTGAGATATCATATTGACATTGCTTCTTTTGTAACATTATCTTGTAGATGCCAATCAAAGAAGCCTGCCATGTTGCTCTACAAAGGCTCCATCCAAGTAGACATAAGCTGTGGAAACATGCTGCGGCTCGACAGAATGACAAAGGAGGAGAGGCTACTGCTGTTTTACAAATTGTATGTTGAAAATGTGCAAAGCTTCTAAATAGTTTGTTCAATTAACAATGACTGCTGGTTTATATATTTTAGAATGATATGCTTGACAGTTCTGATCACAAGAATCAAAAGATACAGCAAGCCCAGTTGAAGAATATAGATTTAGCACCCGATGAGGCCTATCAATATAGGCTCTCTGGAGAAATAATGCACAAATCAATGTGATTCCATATTATTGATATGAAATATGCTATTTCTATATAGTCTAACCCGAGAAGTTGAAAACTTGTGAAGCTTAAATTGTAAAATAAGATGGAATATGGGGGGTGTTTCTGAACTCACTCTATTTGGATGTTCTTTTGAACTATTATGAATATGTGTTTCTGAATGATACAAGATTTGACATTATAGGTTGGAAGGAAATATATAAATAGCTTTATCAGTTTTAGTAAATGATTACTTCATGTGCAGGTGTCATATGGCTCAGAGCTTGGCTATCGTAGTCCAACATTTGACATGGATTTGTCTGATTTCATGGAAGATGGCAAGCTAATGTCTTATGAGAGAGCAAGGAAATATTTTGCTCAAGATCCATCCCAAAAGTGGGTAGTAGATATGCATCACTTTATATGCATCTTAGGCATTTAGAACATTCTATTATTATACTAATTGAATGATTAACTTCACAGATGGGCAGCATATGTTGCTGGGGCAATTTTGGTCTTGATGACTGAGATGGGTGTGCGTTTTAACGACAGTATCACCATGATGGTAACTCCTAATTCTCTATTAAGTTATTGAATACTTGGTTTAAACAAAACAAATATGGAATAAGTTATAACTGTTAAGGTTTATCTGCTtctctaacaaatgaaggaaacAAAGTATATTGAGAAACAAAGTACTTAGAGATGTAATTCAGTATATACTGTAAAGGTTTGAAAACTTTCATTTTCTTGTTATGCATAGATTTCATCAGCAGTCCCTGAAGGGAAAGGTGTATCATCTTCTGCATCTGTGGAGGTCGCCAGTATGTCTGCAATTGCAGCTGCTCATGGTAATAAGCTCTTTTCCAATGTTCTGTTTACAGGGACTAAACTTCAAGCTCTCCTTTCTTATCACACAAGATTCATTGTTTCTTCTCATGAAAGAAAGCTACACCCAATTTTTCTGCAANNNNNNNNNNNNNNNNNNNNNNNNNNNNNNNNNNNNNNNNNNNNNNNNNNNNNNNNNNNNNNNNNNNNNNNNNNNNNNNNNNNNNNNNNNNNNNNNNNNNNNNNNNNNNNNNNNNNNNNNNNNNNNNNNNNNNNNNNNNNNNNNNNNNNNNNNNNNNNNNNNNNNNNNNNNNNNNNNNNNNNNNNNNNNNNNNNNNNNNNNNNNNNNNNNNNNNNNNNNNNNNNNNNNNNNNNNNNNNNNNNNNNNNNNNNNNNNNNNNNNNNNNNNNNNNTGAAAGCGAAACGGATCCTTATTTTGTGCAAGAAAATATTGATtccattattttctatatttgcaaATCAGGATTAAATATCGACCCAAGAGACCTCGCTATACTTTGCCAAAAGGTTGAACTTCATCCTATATTCCAATCAAAATTCTCTATGATATTTATTTATCTCTTGCATGCATTTCAATTAATCAAACTTCATTCTCTTACAATATTCGTTAGGTGGAAAATCACATTGTAGGAGCACCATGTGGCGTCATGGATCAGATGACTTCGGCATGTGGTGAAGCCAACAAACTTCTAGCTATGATTTGCCAGGTATGCATCAGTACAAGCTACAGGGAACAGTGTTTCTTATTCTTTAGACTTGATATCATTGGTGCTGCTTGTTATTGATGCAGCCTGCAGAGATTGTTGGCCTTGTAGAGATTCCCAACCATATCCGTGTCTGGGGAATTGATTCTGGAATAAGACACAGGTATATGGACTAACAATATTTGGGTTTTTCCATTTATGTTTGACCCTTTCTATAATCTTTCACATATACTGTCTTTGAAATGCTGATCTTTTACCACCCTTGGAAAATATCAACCTATTCCATATTCCCCGTTATTCTATCTTCATGGTGTTTGAAACATCCTAATTCCTAATTGTCATCTATTTCAGTATTGGAGGTGCAGACTATGGTTCTGTCAGAATTGGCACCTTTATGGGTCTGAAGATGATTAAGTCTAAAGCTTCTGATGAATTGTCTGATATGCAAACTAATGGGCTGAACAATGATGAAGTGGAACAAGATGATTTAGAACTACTTAAACAAGAAGCTTCCTTAGACTACTTATGTAATTTGCCTCCTCACAGGTAAATTCCATGTTTATTTGAAAGGAAATCATGAGTAGTAATGGCTTTGAAGGAGTAAGAAAATAATTAGATCATAATCTATCAATTCACTTCCCATATTGCTGGTGTAAGTAGTAGTACCACACTATACATTCGCGCAAATATAGAATTCCTTCTTTATACGGATTTCATTTACAGATTTGAGGCTCTTTATGCTAAGCAAATTCCAAACTCCATTATTGGTCAATCATTTTTGGACACCTACAAAAATCACAATGATCCTGTCACTACTATTGATGACAAGCGAACTTATGGAGTGAGATTTCCCACAATGCATCCCATCTATGAAAACTTCAGAGTTAAGGTAAGTCTTGCAACCTTTTGCTGTAATAACCTGCTAATTATGTAATCAGGCGAGCATAATAGTTTTTATTTTCCACTTGGAATTGCTAAATGCATCAGTCATTTGTTCCCTATCTTGCATAATAGTTTCTTAATCAATTCCTTGGTGTGCAGACCTTCAAATCACTTCTAACGTCAACAGCTTCAACTGATCAACTTACTGCCTTAGGAGAACTGCTATATCAGGTACAAGCATGATTTCAGTTGGCCAACTTAGTTCCTTAATATTTTGTATTGAAGAAAACTAAAATATAAAGAAGGAAAACAGTTTGGCTTCTAACTAATTATGATTTGCAGTGTCACTATAGCTACAGTGCTTGCGGACTTGGCTCCGACGCAACAGATAGGCTTGTACACTTGGTGCAGGAGGTGCAGCATAGTGCAGCCTCTAAAGCAGAAGACACAACATTATGTGGAGCAAAGATCACTGGTGGAGGTTCTGGTGGAACTGTTTGTGTAATTGGTAGAAACTGCCTCAAGAGCGGTGAACAAATTATTGAGGTATCTTAGTTTCAAATTTTATTATGAATAGTATTCCATTGTAAATCACTTTTCAGAATTTTCTTAAACCTTGAACAAATTTTGATTTCAGATCCAGCAGAGGTACAAGAAGCAAACTGGTTATTTGCCTTTTATTTTCGAGGGTTCATCGCCTGGTTCAGGAAAGTTCGGGTACCTGAAAATACGCCACCGAACTGGTTCCAGATCCGATGTCAGGATGGGTTACACCAGTGACGAAGGGAGTCCGATATGATCGGGTCTTGCATTATTCAAGCACCTTGGAAATCATTGCTTTTAAGATGTTGTACACTTTCACCAATTATTAACATTCTCattagtaattttatatttatggTCAGAAGCAAAGTTCCTGGCCGGTTTATAATATTAAAGTGGTGAAGTTGGATTATGTAATTACAGCATTACACCATTGGTGTAATATTATGAAACTCACTTGGATATACCATTTGCGCACCTTTGATAAAGTTTCTTATCCTACTATTAGCTGTTGTCAAATTAATTTTCTTCTACAGTCACAACTGGCAAAAAATGTGGTAGCAGTTACATGAATTCTTATTCTTATTACTAAATCTATTGCTAGGTACACGTCTGCATGACTGTTAACGCCCAATTTGTGAGAACTTTTGTTTTCTTCTTGTTCCAAACGCTCTATACTGAACAATAGCTTAGTCCATCCAAACGAGGTGTAGCTGATAATGGTCTAGCTCGTCGGAAAAAGATCATAGAATAGATTggtaaaatgaaaaaataaatttaatccaACTAGAAGGAAATACTCCAAATTTTCCTACCAATCCGAAGTGAGTTCCACTAGTTGCGACTAATATTATTAGAGTTGTTAGTAGTTGGAGAGTTAAGATAGTAATGGCTAGTAGTTAATAGATGGATATTTATGAGGTTAATAGGTAATATCTCTATAAATAAGTTGACTATCGTATTATATAACAACAATTTCAATACGACAACaactttacatataatattatcTTTTTATTCTACTCTTTTTCCAGAAATTTAACAGATACCTTAAATTAAATTCTTGAATTTGTTATATCTCTTTGAACTAATATAGTTTTGTAATCAATTCACAGTTGAACAGAAGGCAACGCATAGCGAATAGCTTACATAAGTTAATACTTAATAGGAGAGTTTGGTTTTGAAATGTGTTTAATTTGTCCGGTTCATATGAGAATGAGTTTTTTTCGTTATAACACAATAAGCCATTGGAATCCTTGATTCGGGTTAAATTATGAGCAGTAAAAAAGAATTATTGATGGCATTATGAGCAacgatattttattttatttagaaacTCGCTTTAGTTATCTTCTTCTCTTGGCGGAGTTAAATGGCAAAATCTattgttaattaattatatattattaaatatttgtttaaaagatttatttttatGCACCAATATGCACCAATATGCACCAATANNNNNNNNNNNNNNNNNNNNNNNNNNNNNNNNNNNNNNNNNNNNNNNNNNNNNNNNNNNNNNNNNNNNNNNNNNNNNNNNNNNNNNNNNNNNNNNNNNNNNNNNNNNNNNNNNNNNNNNNNNNNNNNNNNNNNNNNNNNNNNNNNNNNNNNNNNNNNNNNNACTAAAAGAACTAAaagataaattattattattattatatgaaaTGGGATATTAATACTACGATGGCGTTTGAGCAATAAGCCGAAAAGGGAAACCACTGCCTCTACGTTTCCACTCTTCCTTCGCACCATGACCGACACCAACAACGCCAAAAACGACGACGTTGATGACGACGCCGTCATTCGCCGCACGCGTTCCCAAGCCGCACCAGATTGGACGGTTACCGAATCTCTAATCCTCGTCAATGAAATCGCCGCCGTCGAAGCTGACTGCTCCACCGCGCTATCGTCCTACCAGCAGTGGAACATCATCGCCGGGAACTGCGCCGCTCTCGACGTTGGCCGGAACATGGGCCAGTGCCGCCGGAAGTGGGACTCTTTGCTCTCCGATTACCAGAGAATTAGGGCGTGGGAGGAGGAggaatccaagaagaagaagaagaagaacaatgcgCGCGGTGCGTGTTCTTATTGGGCGTTGAAAGGGGAAAGGGTTCGGACGCTTCGGTTGCCGGAGGATTTTGACAGAGAGTTGTATAGGGCGGTTGATGGAGTCGTCAGGGCTAGAGAAGAACGAGGGGAGGTTCTGGTTGAAAGTGATAACGAAGAAGCTCGAAATGAAGTTCTCGATGTTACTGTGGAAATCGGTACGGTACgctttgttaattttttttttcttcttctatgattattttaatttttttgctttgacgaagtttgtttattttctggaAACCATAATTATGCTGGAAACCAAGAGTTATCACTCAGTTCATCGTCTAAAGATTAATAAATATAGGTCACATTTAATCaattgggttggtcgagtggttagctcactagttcATTTAAATGCAGATGTTTGAATACTACTTCGAGCATGTAGCAATTTACGGGCCCACTGACAAACTTTTAAATGGAATTGATTAGTCTTTGCCTGCCTAGCCGGGAGATACGTGAGaaatcaaaaaataaatatagGTCACATCTAATAACTATTGCAAAAATCCTCAAAATAAATATAGGTCACATCTAATATATATTGCAAAAATCCTCGTTACCTAGGAGTCTTTAGGTATAGAAAACTAGAAATAGCATTACTCTTCAAAATTGGTgaacctatatatatatttataggtGTCACTGCTATGTGGAATATGTTTGAACTGAGAAGGAAGGAGATAGCAATTTGCTACTATTTTGTAGAACAACAGCTCCTGTCCCCTTCTGTAACATGTTTGTCTCCACATTTTCTTAAAGAAAACCAATTTCTATTAGAACATTGCCAAGCATCTTATAGGTGCTTGTCTCTGCAGTTCTTAGAAGTTTTCTGGTGATTTGAACTTTTATTAATGAATTTGACAATTAGGGTCCAAACGGAAACGGCAACGAAGTAAATCTGAGAGACACCCGGAAGATAAACATAAGAAATGCATCCCAGTTGAGTCTTCAGGAGACCAATCTAGAGAACATGATCAAAGAGGTTGCCATGTACAAATGTCCAACAAAAACCATGAAGAAGAGCTAGAGAAACATGATTCAGATGATGAATATTTGAAAGATTTCCTAGAAGATAAGTCCAAGTCGAAATCTAAAGCAGAAAAGACTCCAAAGGATAAATTAGAAATCTCAGTGAAGACCCCTGCCGAAGTAGAGCTTCAAGAAAATGATGATACAGAGATGCCGAAGCCAACCTGTTTAGAAAAGGTAGCTAGTAGCAGCAGAGAAGAGAATGAGGAAACAATGGCCCTGAAATTGGTAACAAGTAGTAGCAGAGAAGAAAATGAGGAAACAGTGGCCCTGAAATTGCAGGAATTGGCAGTGAAGATTCAAGCAATTTGTAATGAATCGGCAGACTGTCAGGCAGCTGGCTCACAGAATGTTGAGGACTACCTTACTGAATTTACAAGATGCCAAGGGGACAAGCTCATAGAAAATCTGGCAACTTTTGCAGATATCGTTAAAAAACTATGTGGTCTTCTCCAGGAGTGTAAATAAGCAGTTCAATTCAGTTGATGTAATTGCTTTTGTTTTATCCTTCTTGGTTAATGTTATCATTTATCAAGAGTAGAATTGTCATTTCATGCCAAAGATTTATTTGCTTTGCTATAATCTGTAGCCCCTAGTATTCGTGTTAGTGAGATGCCGAGCAGTGAGGTATCCCATCTTTAGGATTAGGGTATATTTTTGGAAGATGGATAAAAATGAGAAAATTTTGTTGATGAAAAATCCTTCCTTTTTATCCCTCTATGAAATAGACGGGCAGATTAAATAATGGTCAAGCACTCAAGTCAGAAAGATGTAGATGCACTATATGCCGACTCCACTGGGGATCGAACCCAGAATCTCTGGTTCCGTAGACCAGCGCCTTATCCGTTGGGCCATGGAGTCTTGAGTAATATTTATTGATAACTAATATTTATTGTTTAAATAACTAAGCCACAAAAACTTTT is a genomic window of Arachis ipaensis cultivar K30076 chromosome B06, Araip1.1, whole genome shotgun sequence containing:
- the LOC107605171 gene encoding L-arabinokinase; this encodes MRIEEAVSASSKHLVFAYYVTGHGFGHATRVAEVVRQLILAGHDVHVVTGAPAFVFTSAVDSPRLFIRKVLLDCGAVQADALTVDRLASLEKYSETAVKPRAEILAQETEWLNSIKADLVVSDVVPVACRAAADAGIRSVCVTNFSWDFIYAEYVMAAGIHHRSIVWQIAEDYSHCEFLIRLPGYCPMPAFRDVIDVPLVVRRLHKSPKEVREDLGVADDVKLVILNFGGQPGGWQLKEEFLPPGWLGLVCGASESTNLPPNFRKLDKEAYTPDIIAACDCMLGKIGYGTASEALAYKCPFVFVRRDYFNEEPFLRNMLEFYQCGVEMIRRDLLTGHWRPYLERAVSLNPCYEGGINGAEMAAHILQETAFGKNYASDKLSGARRLRDAIILGYQLQRATGRDVAIPEWYVNAESQLGRRPSDRPADFESALVESVIDDFEILHGNVQGFPDTVAFLHSLTELHANPKRRESRAAASLFNWEEEIYVTRAPGRLDVMGGIADYSGSLVLQMPIKEACHVALQRLHPSRHKLWKHAAARQNDKGGEATAVLQIVSYGSELGYRSPTFDMDLSDFMEDGKLMSYERARKYFAQDPSQKWAAYVAGAILVLMTEMGVRFNDSITMMISSAVPEGKGVSSSASVEVASMSAIAAAHGLNIDPRDLAILCQKVENHIVGAPCGVMDQMTSACGEANKLLAMICQPAEIVGLVEIPNHIRVWGIDSGIRHSIGGADYGSVRIGTFMGLKMIKSKASDELSDMQTNGLNNDEVEQDDLELLKQEASLDYLCNLPPHRFEALYAKQIPNSIIGQSFLDTYKNHNDPVTTIDDKRTYGVRFPTMHPIYENFRVKTFKSLLTSTASTDQLTALGELLYQCHYSYSACGLGSDATDRLVHLVQEVQHSAASKAEDTTLCGAKITGGGSGGTVCVIGRNCLKSGEQIIEIQQRYKKQTGYLPFIFEGSSPGSGKFGYLKIRHRTGSRSDVRMGYTSDEGSPI
- the LOC107605170 gene encoding trihelix transcription factor ASR3; amino-acid sequence: MTDTNNAKNDDVDDDAVIRRTRSQAAPDWTVTESLILVNEIAAVEADCSTALSSYQQWNIIAGNCAALDVGRNMGQCRRKWDSLLSDYQRIRAWEEEESKKKKKKNNARGACSYWALKGERVRTLRLPEDFDRELYRAVDGVVRAREERGEVLVESDNEEARNEVLDVTVEIGSKRKRQRSKSERHPEDKHKKCIPVESSGDQSREHDQRGCHVQMSNKNHEEELEKHDSDDEYLKDFLEDKSKSKSKAEKTPKDKLEISVKTPAEVELQENDDTEMPKPTCLEKVASSSREENEETMALKLVTSSSREENEETVALKLQELAVKIQAICNESADCQAAGSQNVEDYLTEFTRCQGDKLIENLATFADIVKKLCGLLQECK